The Peribacillus sp. FSL E2-0218 genome contains a region encoding:
- a CDS encoding ester cyclase, with protein MTKVDDSKVMEKKESLDSNNTPNNIVLHDKVFYGDNAEVNRLGYADYNEYSKKTIRKQSMRGFDKTYVDIVDYIVKCTHRIWEENGFGLIYSHYHNESILHAGSLNHYGINHVLSSSIQMQHSFPDRKVVGEQVIWSGNDQDSFYTSHRSMSMGTNLGATSFGPATGKRATFRVIADCVVHSNRIVEEWLVRDYLHIVKQLGYNPVEIAKKLARTSQKQSSFGRPEAMEGQFMPEVYTNKHECFDIGDFVLEMYNKIWELRLFNHVKDFYVDHAVVHYICDQDIVGHNKIQGLLVSLFASFPTAKVILERVTCNQGEGNKEWDVAVRWRLQGIHEGIGTFGLPSGKPIEILGITHLKVRNEKIVEEWIVFDGIDVLRQTFLDTEDEPI; from the coding sequence TTGACAAAAGTAGATGATAGTAAAGTGATGGAAAAGAAAGAATCACTAGATAGTAACAACACACCTAATAATATAGTTCTTCATGACAAGGTTTTTTACGGAGATAATGCAGAAGTGAATCGTTTAGGCTATGCAGATTATAACGAATATTCGAAGAAAACGATACGGAAACAAAGCATGAGAGGTTTCGATAAAACCTATGTAGACATTGTGGATTATATTGTGAAATGCACCCACCGCATTTGGGAAGAAAATGGCTTTGGCTTGATCTATTCCCACTACCATAATGAATCGATTTTACATGCGGGATCACTTAATCATTATGGCATCAATCATGTCCTGTCAAGTTCCATTCAAATGCAGCATTCTTTTCCAGATCGCAAGGTAGTCGGGGAACAAGTCATATGGTCTGGGAATGATCAGGATTCCTTTTATACATCTCACCGCAGTATGTCAATGGGGACAAATTTAGGGGCGACGAGCTTTGGACCAGCGACAGGTAAAAGGGCAACATTTAGAGTGATTGCAGATTGTGTTGTTCATTCTAACAGAATTGTGGAAGAATGGCTTGTAAGGGATTATCTTCATATCGTTAAACAATTGGGATATAATCCGGTCGAGATTGCTAAAAAACTGGCACGCACCTCTCAAAAACAGTCTAGTTTCGGAAGACCTGAAGCAATGGAAGGTCAATTCATGCCAGAAGTATACACTAACAAGCACGAATGTTTCGATATTGGCGATTTTGTTTTAGAAATGTACAATAAAATTTGGGAACTGCGATTATTTAATCATGTAAAGGATTTTTACGTAGATCATGCAGTGGTCCATTACATTTGTGATCAAGATATCGTCGGCCACAATAAAATCCAAGGATTGCTTGTTAGTTTATTTGCATCGTTCCCAACGGCCAAAGTAATCTTGGAAAGAGTTACGTGCAATCAAGGTGAAGGCAATAAAGAGTGGGATGTGGCTGTAAGATGGAGATTGCAAGGCATTCATGAGGGAATTGGCACTTTTGGTTTGCCGAGTGGAAAGCCTATCGAAATTCTTGGAATCACCCATCTGAAGGTTCGCAATGAAAAAATCGTTGAAGAATGGATCGTATTTGATGGAATAGATGTATTAAGGCAAACCTTTTTAGATACAGAGGATGAACCCATTTAA
- a CDS encoding iron ABC transporter permease has product MKVYGTAVTGVVLLMLGVLSSITVGAADIDVSMVMKSFFAMDSSKEQTIIRTIRLPRALVGALVGANLAVAGALMQAITRNSLASPQVFGVNAGASFFIVSAFVFFPTLSSVSLVCLAFAGAAVAGLLVYSFASGGGMTQVKLALAGMAVHFFLSSLTQGMIIFNEQAKDVLYWLVGSINGKTWTHVNLILPWSLSGLLIAAVFSRSVSILVLGENMAQGLGQKVQRIRILAGILVIILAGSSVAVAGPVGFVGLIVPHIARKLVGGDYRRIIPFSALFGAVLLVYADVLARFIAYPFESPVGIVTAIIGAPFFLYLARRGRNIKQ; this is encoded by the coding sequence ATGAAAGTATACGGTACAGCTGTAACTGGAGTGGTTTTGTTAATGTTAGGAGTCTTGTCCAGCATTACGGTGGGTGCAGCCGATATAGATGTATCAATGGTGATGAAATCCTTTTTTGCGATGGATTCGTCCAAGGAACAAACGATCATCAGGACCATTCGCTTGCCGCGCGCCTTGGTCGGCGCCTTAGTCGGTGCAAATTTAGCGGTTGCGGGTGCCCTCATGCAGGCTATCACCCGGAATTCACTAGCCTCGCCGCAAGTTTTTGGGGTGAATGCCGGAGCCTCATTTTTTATTGTGTCCGCCTTTGTCTTCTTTCCTACGCTCTCTTCCGTCTCTCTTGTTTGTCTTGCATTTGCTGGGGCAGCAGTGGCGGGGCTGTTGGTCTATTCTTTTGCTTCGGGAGGGGGAATGACACAAGTAAAACTGGCATTGGCCGGGATGGCTGTTCACTTTTTTTTATCTTCTTTAACGCAAGGAATGATCATCTTTAATGAGCAAGCGAAAGACGTGCTCTATTGGCTAGTGGGATCGATCAATGGAAAAACATGGACGCATGTCAATTTGATTCTCCCTTGGTCCCTTTCTGGGTTATTGATTGCTGCCGTGTTCTCCCGATCGGTTTCCATCCTTGTCTTAGGAGAAAATATGGCCCAAGGACTTGGTCAGAAGGTTCAACGAATCCGGATTCTAGCAGGAATCTTGGTGATCATTTTGGCCGGTTCTTCGGTGGCCGTCGCAGGTCCAGTCGGCTTCGTTGGACTGATCGTTCCTCATATCGCCAGAAAGCTGGTGGGTGGGGATTATCGAAGAATCATTCCCTTTTCGGCCTTATTCGGCGCTGTATTGTTAGTATATGCAGATGTTCTCGCCCGTTTTATCGCCTATCCGTTCGAGTCGCCGGTAGGCATCGTAACAGCCATCATCGGTGCGCCGTTCTTCCTTTATTTAGCGAGAAGAGGGAGGAATATTAAGCAATGA
- a CDS encoding alpha/beta hydrolase has translation MQKVPLILLPGTLCDERLWESLKLSDLADVKVCDVSKADTIEGMAKSVLKEAPDRFALAGLSLGGIISLEIMRIAPERVLKLALLDTNPYPPQPEQISGWERLIEMADNGLFLDITHNHLLPVLIHPDRRNDEALVSTIIEMAEKVGKAGYINQLKAVMTRSDQRPILSSIECPTMILTGKEDVVCPVHMSEFLQENIREARLEIVNHSGHLSTLEQPEKVSALLRAWLWNEYAL, from the coding sequence ATGCAAAAGGTACCGCTCATTCTGCTTCCTGGAACGCTTTGTGATGAACGTTTATGGGAATCGCTGAAACTATCGGATCTTGCAGATGTAAAAGTATGTGATGTGTCCAAAGCTGATACGATCGAGGGCATGGCAAAGTCGGTATTGAAAGAGGCACCTGATCGGTTTGCCCTTGCGGGGTTATCACTGGGCGGCATCATCTCTCTTGAAATCATGCGAATCGCACCGGAGCGGGTCCTAAAGCTAGCGTTGCTCGATACAAATCCATATCCTCCCCAACCTGAACAAATCTCAGGCTGGGAGAGGCTCATCGAAATGGCCGATAACGGTCTATTCCTCGATATTACACACAACCACCTGCTGCCGGTGTTGATCCATCCAGACCGGAGAAATGATGAAGCATTGGTCTCAACGATTATCGAAATGGCTGAGAAAGTCGGTAAAGCAGGGTATATCAATCAGTTAAAAGCCGTGATGACTCGCTCTGACCAGCGCCCCATTCTTTCCTCCATTGAATGTCCGACCATGATTCTGACAGGAAAGGAAGACGTCGTGTGCCCTGTCCATATGTCTGAATTCCTGCAAGAAAATATCCGGGAAGCGAGACTGGAAATTGTGAATCATTCAGGTCATTTAAGTACGTTAGAGCAGCCAGAAAAAGTAAGTGCCTTATTGAGGGCTTGGTTATGGAATGAATACGCTTTGTAG
- the hisD gene encoding histidinol dehydrogenase — MEYMKKTEALEQTSSNDVEQTVKSIIEHVKAGGDAAVQEYERKFGQSDRPVRVSEEELDRCMRTLPDEVKALIDRVVDRVSEFAKAQLSCLTPFEKDFGEGIKMGHRIVPIEKVGAYVPGGRFPLLSSGPMVVAPAKVAGAKRIVACSPANYEGGIHPAVLYGLIRSGATDIFAIGGAQAIAAMAYGTESIPEVDIIAGPGNRFVAEAKRQVFGKVGIDLIAGPSEVMVFADDSASPTKIAADLLAQAEHDPYARAILVTTSRAVGKETETEVARILKSFSPSSPAHESWEKRGEIILAESLQEGLDICNDYAIEHLHLHIEKSRDLMDRLYNYGSLFLDEGSSVVFSDKVSGTNHTLPTQKAARYTGGLWAGSYVKVMTHQEITGQGIQFLASHAEDQSHIEGLEGHKLSATVRMS, encoded by the coding sequence ATGGAATATATGAAGAAAACGGAAGCGTTGGAGCAGACCTCTTCAAATGATGTAGAACAAACGGTAAAGTCCATTATTGAGCATGTAAAAGCGGGCGGAGATGCGGCCGTACAGGAATACGAAAGGAAATTCGGCCAATCCGATCGTCCGGTCCGGGTAAGTGAAGAGGAGCTGGATCGCTGCATGAGGACGCTGCCAGATGAGGTGAAAGCCCTCATCGATCGGGTCGTGGATAGGGTCAGTGAATTTGCCAAGGCGCAGCTGAGCTGTCTGACACCATTCGAAAAGGATTTTGGAGAAGGAATCAAAATGGGGCATCGAATCGTCCCGATCGAAAAGGTAGGTGCTTACGTACCAGGGGGGAGATTCCCTTTATTGTCATCAGGGCCCATGGTCGTTGCCCCGGCAAAGGTGGCCGGGGCAAAAAGAATCGTTGCCTGTAGCCCGGCCAATTATGAAGGCGGCATCCATCCAGCTGTTTTATATGGATTGATTCGATCCGGTGCGACAGACATTTTCGCCATCGGCGGTGCCCAGGCGATTGCAGCGATGGCGTATGGAACGGAATCCATTCCCGAAGTGGATATCATCGCAGGGCCAGGAAACCGCTTCGTGGCAGAAGCAAAGCGCCAAGTATTCGGGAAGGTCGGCATTGACCTTATTGCAGGACCGAGCGAGGTCATGGTATTTGCCGATGATTCCGCATCACCGACGAAAATCGCGGCTGATCTGCTTGCCCAGGCAGAACACGATCCTTACGCACGGGCCATTCTCGTTACGACTTCCCGGGCGGTTGGCAAGGAAACGGAAACCGAAGTCGCACGGATTTTGAAATCCTTTTCACCATCATCGCCCGCTCATGAGTCATGGGAAAAAAGAGGCGAAATCATTTTGGCGGAATCGCTGCAGGAAGGCCTCGATATTTGCAATGACTATGCCATAGAGCATTTGCATCTGCATATTGAAAAAAGCCGTGATTTGATGGATAGGTTATATAATTATGGATCGTTGTTCCTCGACGAAGGCAGCTCCGTCGTCTTTTCGGACAAGGTTTCCGGCACGAACCATACCCTGCCCACTCAAAAGGCAGCAAGGTATACGGGCGGATTATGGGCAGGAAGCTATGTGAAGGTGATGACCCATCAGGAAATTACAGGCCAAGGCATTCAATTCCTGGCCTCCCATGCAGAAGACCAATCCCATATTGAAGGATTGGAAGGCCATAAACTATCGGCCACGGTCAGGATGTCGTGA
- a CDS encoding Fe(3+) dicitrate ABC transporter substrate-binding protein: protein MRESKKARTVGGGIFILLFTVMMILSGCNTSQKTTEAEKTAKNQDIKTVKHEMGETEIKHTPKKIVTLELSFVDSLNALGLEPIGISDDNKKEMITKLVGKEIDYTSVGTREQPNLEVISSLQPDLIIADAERHKGIYKDLQQIAPTIILKSRESTYQENLDSFKTIAKAVNQEEAAEKRLTEHEKTIKDLKEKLTVDTNMTVLPAVVRDTSFQAHTSSSYDGELLERMGLKNAIQQEQPHAEMNLEQLVEIDPDILLLANNEGKLLTDEWKDNPLWKNLKAVKNGHIYSVDRDLWTRYRGVVSAEAIAKDTLKMLDEK from the coding sequence ATGCGGGAATCGAAGAAAGCAAGAACAGTAGGGGGAGGAATATTCATCCTGTTATTCACGGTCATGATGATATTGTCAGGATGCAATACCTCTCAAAAAACGACAGAAGCAGAGAAAACAGCAAAGAATCAAGACATTAAAACGGTCAAGCACGAAATGGGAGAAACGGAAATCAAGCATACTCCGAAAAAAATCGTTACCCTTGAATTATCTTTCGTTGATTCTTTAAATGCTCTGGGATTGGAACCTATTGGAATATCAGATGATAACAAAAAAGAGATGATTACAAAACTAGTAGGGAAAGAAATAGATTATACCTCTGTAGGAACGCGTGAACAGCCTAATTTAGAGGTCATCAGTTCTTTACAGCCGGATTTGATCATTGCAGATGCCGAGCGTCATAAAGGAATTTATAAAGATTTGCAACAGATTGCCCCTACGATCATCTTGAAAAGTCGGGAATCGACGTATCAAGAAAACCTGGATTCTTTTAAAACGATTGCAAAGGCAGTCAATCAGGAAGAGGCTGCAGAAAAACGTTTAACCGAACATGAAAAAACGATCAAGGACCTTAAGGAAAAGCTTACTGTCGATACAAACATGACGGTTCTGCCAGCCGTTGTGCGGGATACTTCCTTCCAGGCTCATACATCATCTTCCTATGATGGAGAATTGCTTGAACGGATGGGATTGAAAAATGCCATTCAGCAGGAACAGCCGCATGCTGAGATGAATCTGGAGCAGCTTGTCGAGATTGATCCAGATATCCTGCTGTTGGCGAACAATGAGGGCAAGCTGCTGACTGATGAGTGGAAGGACAATCCTCTATGGAAAAACCTGAAGGCTGTAAAAAACGGTCATATTTACAGCGTTGATCGTGATTTATGGACAAGATACCGCGGGGTTGTATCCGCAGAGGCCATTGCCAAAGACACTTTAAAAATGCTTGATGAAAAATAA
- a CDS encoding MFS transporter: MREKSAFPNVGKAREGNERVEYMNRTNKMNNRKETILFFIISLLFFVTISAFDPFISSYAKDLGFDSVVIGSIIGISGIVALLTRLPIGILSDMFHKRRLFIQLGLLVTIVLWTLAFFIPNATTLYLGKISDGLTGSTWVIYNVMFASYYGVKEAAKAVAILSVASPIGSILGTTTGALVANSYGYRYSFLVAVAAAILALILTCFTKDISIKMKVKYDKKILIEQVTDKKIWIISALATVALMVTIATRDTFTPLVATDLGANPLMIGMLANTHLIIYGVAAALCGGFFYKKIGLVKTAFIGAVLQGVIVIAIPYAQSLSMLFLLQAFQGFGYGLIFTVVTSWAVENIPEIKQSTRLGLFQSLYSGGMFLGPVLIGILIEMFSRTTGFLIIGILSIVSTILIRGTVKPAKGQSSDQIYPIIGDDDEKKMSVR; encoded by the coding sequence ATGAGAGAAAAGAGCGCCTTTCCGAACGTAGGGAAGGCAAGGGAGGGGAATGAAAGGGTGGAATATATGAACCGAACCAATAAAATGAACAATCGAAAAGAGACCATTTTATTCTTTATCATTAGCTTACTGTTCTTTGTCACCATTTCGGCATTTGATCCATTTATCTCCTCTTACGCTAAAGATCTCGGGTTCGATTCCGTCGTTATCGGCAGCATAATCGGAATATCGGGGATTGTCGCCTTATTGACCAGACTTCCAATAGGGATACTTTCAGATATGTTCCATAAACGAAGATTGTTCATCCAATTGGGGTTGTTGGTCACGATCGTCCTGTGGACGTTAGCCTTTTTCATCCCAAATGCAACAACCTTGTATCTCGGGAAGATTTCGGACGGACTGACAGGTTCGACCTGGGTGATTTATAACGTCATGTTCGCTTCCTATTATGGCGTGAAGGAAGCTGCGAAGGCTGTCGCCATATTGAGCGTCGCATCGCCGATTGGCTCAATCCTGGGAACGACGACCGGTGCGCTGGTGGCCAACAGTTATGGCTATCGTTATAGTTTTTTGGTCGCTGTTGCCGCAGCGATCCTTGCGTTGATATTAACCTGCTTCACGAAGGATATAAGTATTAAAATGAAGGTCAAATACGATAAGAAAATACTCATCGAGCAAGTTACCGATAAAAAAATCTGGATCATTTCCGCCTTGGCAACGGTTGCCTTGATGGTGACCATTGCAACAAGGGATACGTTCACACCTCTAGTAGCAACGGACCTGGGCGCAAATCCCTTGATGATCGGCATGCTGGCCAACACGCATCTGATCATATATGGGGTAGCGGCAGCATTATGCGGAGGCTTTTTTTACAAAAAGATCGGGTTGGTGAAAACGGCGTTCATAGGTGCAGTGTTGCAAGGTGTGATCGTGATCGCGATTCCCTATGCCCAAAGCCTGTCAATGCTGTTCCTCCTGCAAGCATTTCAAGGCTTTGGATACGGTTTGATCTTTACGGTCGTCACCTCCTGGGCCGTCGAAAACATACCGGAGATCAAGCAATCCACGAGACTGGGCTTGTTCCAAAGCCTCTATTCCGGGGGGATGTTTTTGGGCCCTGTTCTTATCGGGATCCTGATCGAAATGTTTTCAAGGACGACCGGCTTCCTCATCATTGGCATCTTGTCGATCGTGTCCACGATTCTGATTAGAGGAACGGTCAAACCTGCCAAAGGGCAATCTTCCGATCAAATCTATCCTATTATAGGAGATGATGACGAAAAGAAAATGAGTGTACGCTGA
- a CDS encoding ester cyclase — MAEKNSGSIEMAVKEEKAGSINVAPKEGKAARKTSQPIKRSPNYIFYADADEVNMLDTKDDSDYINIEEMYQKKQRMNGFDPEYNNIVDYIVKITRQIWKEKDIGLIYDTYSTSVSVHKGLINSHGVNEVISGTLQTLHAFPDRKGLGWSVIWSGNDEEGFFTSHRGRSVATNLGDSLYGSATGKKVMFRTSADCLILNNKIHEEWLVMDTYHLVLQLGLDPVEVAKKMAKSTLKLAPSIQFGFNETAEMGLPPKVFTPSSDEFEIGEFMQLVFNRIWARRSFNFVRQYYEENAVVHYVCNKDVIGASEIQGMFMSLFASVPNGKVIVERVTCNKRGSESDWDVAVRWRIQGMHEGTGYFGAPSGKAIDIAGISHYKIRNEKILEEWLLFDGMEVLRQIHLPNEQDSEQHAEATVEDGNFTGVS, encoded by the coding sequence ATGGCAGAAAAAAATTCAGGTTCAATCGAAATGGCGGTAAAAGAGGAAAAAGCAGGTTCAATCAATGTGGCTCCAAAAGAAGGAAAGGCAGCAAGGAAAACGAGTCAACCAATTAAGAGATCGCCCAACTACATCTTCTATGCGGATGCTGATGAAGTGAATATGCTGGATACGAAGGATGACTCCGATTACATAAATATTGAAGAAATGTATCAAAAGAAACAGCGGATGAACGGTTTTGACCCGGAATACAACAACATCGTCGATTATATCGTAAAAATCACGCGTCAAATCTGGAAGGAAAAAGACATCGGCCTGATTTACGATACGTATAGCACAAGTGTCTCCGTTCATAAAGGGCTGATCAATAGTCACGGCGTTAACGAAGTCATATCAGGCACGCTGCAAACCTTGCATGCGTTTCCCGATCGGAAAGGACTGGGATGGAGTGTAATCTGGTCAGGAAATGATGAAGAAGGATTTTTCACCTCCCACCGGGGACGTTCGGTTGCGACGAATCTTGGAGATAGCTTATACGGCTCGGCCACCGGAAAGAAAGTGATGTTCAGAACAAGCGCCGATTGTTTGATCTTGAATAATAAAATTCACGAAGAGTGGCTTGTGATGGATACCTATCATCTTGTTTTACAGCTTGGCCTGGATCCTGTCGAGGTGGCTAAAAAAATGGCCAAAAGCACGCTGAAGCTCGCTCCATCGATTCAATTCGGCTTTAATGAGACAGCGGAAATGGGGCTCCCGCCAAAGGTCTTCACGCCATCATCTGATGAATTCGAGATCGGGGAGTTCATGCAGCTTGTATTCAACCGCATCTGGGCACGGCGCTCCTTTAACTTCGTTCGTCAATATTATGAGGAAAATGCCGTCGTTCATTATGTCTGCAATAAGGATGTCATTGGAGCGAGTGAAATTCAAGGAATGTTCATGAGTTTGTTCGCCTCCGTTCCGAACGGGAAAGTGATCGTGGAACGGGTGACGTGCAATAAACGCGGCTCGGAAAGTGACTGGGATGTAGCGGTGCGCTGGAGAATCCAAGGGATGCACGAAGGAACAGGATACTTTGGAGCGCCTAGCGGAAAAGCCATCGATATTGCTGGAATCAGCCATTATAAAATCCGCAATGAAAAAATCCTCGAGGAATGGTTATTGTTTGATGGGATGGAAGTATTGCGCCAAATCCATTTACCGAATGAACAAGATTCCGAACAACATGCTGAAGCGACAGTGGAAGATGGGAACTTTACCGGCGTATCATGA
- a CDS encoding ester cyclase yields the protein MTKSTETIDVNEEKDSVQSAVTRKVLNSNNGKIHYGNSEEVNRLGFHDFNEYRKKLNRKQSMDGFDPQYLDIVDFIMKITHQIWEERGIGVIYKTYHNNVTMHCGSLNLQGMNAVISNTLQTLHAFPDRRLIGGNVVWSGNDKEGFYSSHRINSTATNLGDSLFGPSTGKRVNFRTTVDCAVHSNRIYEEWVVRDNLHIVQQLGLDPHEMAKILARNTANSFQQSYGLSETMNGQLMPAVFEPKSAQFEIGEFIQDMYNKIWEWRLFNQLPDYYADHAVVHYICDKDLIGYDQIQGMLVSLFASFPNAKFLMDRVTCNPGDDHDAWDVSVRWRLQGLHEGIGCFGQPSWKPVDILGITQLRVIGGKIVEEWMTFDGLDVLKQIYMNTDDMEESPQKEL from the coding sequence ATGACTAAATCCACAGAAACCATCGATGTGAACGAGGAAAAAGATTCAGTACAATCAGCTGTAACAAGGAAGGTGCTAAATTCCAATAATGGGAAAATCCATTATGGAAATAGCGAAGAAGTTAATAGGTTGGGGTTTCATGATTTTAATGAGTATAGGAAAAAGCTGAATCGAAAGCAAAGCATGGATGGTTTTGATCCTCAGTACTTGGACATAGTGGATTTCATCATGAAAATCACTCACCAAATTTGGGAAGAACGAGGCATTGGTGTCATTTATAAAACGTACCATAATAATGTCACCATGCACTGTGGGTCTTTAAATCTTCAAGGAATGAATGCAGTCATCTCCAATACCTTGCAAACCTTACATGCGTTTCCAGACAGGAGATTAATAGGAGGAAACGTTGTTTGGTCTGGTAACGATAAAGAGGGCTTTTATTCCTCCCATCGAATTAATTCGACTGCAACGAATTTAGGGGACTCGCTATTTGGACCATCGACTGGGAAAAGGGTGAACTTCAGGACCACTGTCGATTGTGCCGTGCACTCGAATCGGATTTATGAGGAATGGGTAGTGAGGGATAATCTTCATATTGTTCAACAGCTAGGCCTGGACCCTCATGAAATGGCAAAAATCCTGGCAAGAAATACTGCAAATTCCTTTCAGCAAAGCTATGGCTTAAGCGAGACGATGAATGGTCAATTGATGCCTGCTGTGTTCGAACCGAAATCCGCTCAATTCGAAATCGGTGAGTTCATTCAGGATATGTACAATAAGATTTGGGAGTGGCGTTTGTTTAATCAATTACCTGACTATTACGCGGATCACGCGGTGGTACATTATATTTGCGATAAAGACCTTATTGGCTACGATCAGATTCAAGGGATGCTCGTAAGCCTGTTTGCATCATTCCCGAACGCTAAGTTTTTAATGGACCGTGTGACCTGCAACCCGGGAGATGATCATGATGCTTGGGATGTATCTGTAAGATGGCGTCTCCAGGGACTTCATGAAGGAATCGGCTGCTTCGGGCAACCGAGCTGGAAACCGGTTGATATTCTAGGTATCACTCAGCTGCGCGTGATTGGCGGCAAAATAGTCGAAGAGTGGATGACCTTTGATGGATTGGATGTCCTCAAACAGATTTACATGAACACAGATGATATGGAAGAATCACCGCAAAAAGAACTGTAA
- a CDS encoding aldolase/citrate lyase family protein has protein sequence MKNEVKEKIKQGEQVLGAFIGIHSPPLVEMIGYAGFDFVVIDDEHGAFSPTELESMIRTADSCGLVPIVRVSYDPSSIQKALDRGAKGVQVPMVNTKEEALDVVSRAKFPPYGNRGVSYSTRPARYGKESGKPYLDESNENVMIIVHIETQTAASNFEAIATVPGIDLAFIGSTDLSVSMGHSVEGASHPEVQKVIHGLFEKAKELDVPIGTVAGNGAAANGAFDKGAQYVGVILNNVITSALDDVVSASKPVQPIKSS, from the coding sequence ATGAAGAATGAAGTAAAGGAAAAAATAAAGCAAGGCGAACAGGTTCTTGGAGCATTTATAGGCATTCATTCACCGCCCTTAGTCGAAATGATCGGCTATGCCGGCTTTGATTTTGTCGTAATCGATGATGAGCATGGCGCCTTCAGTCCCACCGAGCTTGAGAGTATGATCCGTACGGCGGATTCATGCGGGCTTGTCCCGATCGTCCGGGTTTCCTATGACCCTTCCAGTATTCAAAAGGCCTTGGATCGCGGTGCAAAAGGTGTACAAGTACCGATGGTCAATACAAAGGAAGAGGCGCTTGATGTCGTGAGCAGGGCCAAATTCCCGCCATATGGAAATAGGGGGGTATCGTATTCGACGAGGCCCGCACGCTACGGAAAAGAAAGTGGAAAACCTTATTTAGATGAGAGTAATGAAAATGTTATGATAATTGTGCATATTGAAACGCAAACGGCAGCCAGCAACTTCGAAGCCATTGCCACAGTACCTGGAATCGACTTAGCCTTCATCGGCTCGACGGACCTCTCCGTGAGCATGGGCCATTCCGTGGAAGGGGCCAGTCACCCTGAAGTGCAAAAGGTCATCCATGGACTTTTCGAAAAAGCGAAGGAGCTGGATGTGCCGATTGGGACGGTTGCCGGTAATGGTGCTGCCGCTAATGGGGCATTTGACAAAGGTGCACAATACGTTGGGGTCATATTGAATAATGTGATTACCTCTGCGTTAGATGATGTCGTCTCGGCTAGCAAACCAGTGCAACCTATCAAATCATCTTGA